Part of the Nocardioides perillae genome is shown below.
AGCCGGTGCGCGTCACCCTCGAGGACGGCACGGAGTTCGAGCTCGACCACGGTGCGGTCACGATCGCCTCGATCACCTCGTGCACCAACACCTCGAACCCCTCGGTGATGATCGGCGCGGCCCTGCTGGCCAAGAAGGCCGTGGAGAGGGGCCTGCAGCGCAAGCCGTGGGTCAAGACCACGCTGGCCCCCGGCTCGCAGGTCGTCAGCGACTACTACGAGAAGGCCGGCCTCACGCCGTACCTCGACAAGCTGGGCTTCAACCTCGTCGGCTACGGCTGCGTCACCTGCATCGGCAACTCCGGCCCGCTCATCCCCGAGGTGTCGGCGGCCGTGCAGGAGGCCGACCTCGCGGTCGTCTCGGTGCTCTCGGGCAACCGCAACTTCGAGGGCCGCATCAACCCCGACGTGAAGATGAACTACCTGGCCTCGCCGCCGCTGGTGGTCGCCTACGCGCTGGCCGGCTCCATGGACGTCGACCTGTTCCACGACCCGCTCGGCCAGGACGCCGACGGCAACGACGTCTACATGCGCGACATCTGGCCCTCGCCGCAGGAGGTCGAGGAGGTGATCGCCCAGGCGATCACGTCCGACATGTTCGACTCCTCCTACGCCGACGTCTTCGCCGGCGACGAGCGCTGGCGCTCGCTGCCCACGCCGGAGGGCGACACCTTCGCCTGGGACCCCGAGTCGACCTATGTGCGCAAGCCTCCCTACTTCGACGGCATGCCCGACGAGCCGGAGGCCGTCACCGACATCGAGGGTGCTCGCGTGCTCCTCAAGCTCGGCGACTCGGTCACCACCGACCACATCTCGCCCGCCGGCGCGATCAAGAAGGACAGCCCGGCCGGGAAGTACCTCGCCGAGCACGGCGTGGAGCAGCGCGACTTCAACTCCTACGGCTCGCGCCGCGGCAACCACGAGGTGATGATCCGGGGCACCTTCGCCAACATCCGCCTGCGCAACCAGATCGCGCCCGGCACCGAGGGCGGCTTCACCCGCGACTTCACCGCCGGCGGCGAGGTCACGAGCGTCTACGACGCCGCGGCCCACTACCAGGAGCAGGGCATCCCGCTGGTCGTGCTGGCCGGCAAGGAGTACGGCTCCGGCTCCTCGCGCGACTGGGCCGCCAAGGGCACGTCGCTGCTGGGCGTGAAGGCGGTCATCGCGGAGAGCTACGAGCGCATCCACCGCTCCAACCTCATCGGCATGGGCGTCATCCCGCTGCAGTTCCCCGCCGGCGAGTCCGCCGAGAGCCTGGGGCTGACCGGCGAGGAGGAGTTCTCCATCACCGGCATCACCGAGCTCAACGAGGGCCGCACCCCGCGCACGGTCAAGGTCAAGGCCGGCGACACCGAGTTCGACGCGGTCGTCCGCATCGACACCCCCGGCGAGGCGAACTACTACCGCAACGGCGGCATCATGCAGTACGTCCTGCGCAACCTGCGCCGGGGCTGAGCCCCACGGCGCGACCCGCGCCACGCGTCGTACGCCGACCCGTCACCCGCTCCTCGCGGGTGGCGGGTCGGCTGCGTGGAGGGGGTGCTGGCTACGGTGGGCGCGTGCTCGTCGCCTTCAGCATCAGCCCCACCACCAGCGACCCCACCGGCTCGGTCACCGCCGCGGTCGCCGAGGCCGTGCGGGTGGTCCGCGAGTCGGGCCTGCCGTGCGAGACCAACGCGATGTTCACCAACGTCGAGGGAGAGTGGGACGAGGTGATGGCCGTCGTGAAGCGGGCGGTCGACGTCGTCGCCGCCGCCTCGCCGCGGGTCGGGCTCGTGCTCAAGGCCGACATCCGGCCCGGGCACACCGGCCAGCTCACCGCGAAGGTGGAGCGCATCGAGGAGGCCCTCGCCCGGGGCGCCGAGGGCGAGGCGTGAGGCGCCGGCCGCGTCTGCGGCCCGGCTCGCTGCGGCCCGGCTTCCTGCGGCTGGTCCTCGTCGTCGCGCTCGCCGCGATGGTCGTCGTGGTCGCGGTGAGCGCGCCGGTCGCGCTGCGCGTGGCCGAGGACGTGCGGCGCGGGCCGGTCGACCTGTCGGCCGTCGTGGTCTACGACGACCTGCCCACCACCCACGTGCCCGACGACGTGCGCTACTCCGTCACCCCGCCGCCCGGCGGCCCGCACGCCGACCGCTGGCTGCAGTGCGGCGTCTACGACCGCCCGGTGCGCGACGCCAACGTCGTGCACGCCCTGGAGCACGGCACGGTGTGGCTCACCCACGCACCCGACCTCGACGAGCAGGAGGTCGCCGAGCTCGCGGCGTTCCTGCCCGACGAGGGGATCCTCTCGCCCTACCCCGGCCTCGACGCGCCCGTCGTCGTCACCGTGTGGGGTCGGCAGCTCGCTCTCACCGGCGCCGACGACCCGCGGCTGCCGCTCTTCCTCGAGGCGTTCGGCGACGGCGGCACCGCACCCGAGCCCATGGCCTCCTGCGAGGGCGGCGTCGTCGAGTACGCCGTGGGTGCGGGCACGCCCGTCTGACCCGCTCGCCCCCGCGGCAGGCCCGTTGCCCGGCTCTGGCGCGACCGGATCGGCACAATTGTGCGGATCAGCACTGTGCAACCGGCGGGTAACCGTCGTGGCCAGCACAATTGCGCCGAACTCGCCCCCACCGCCTGGCACGATCGACCCCGTGGACTCCGAGACCCGCACCTACCGCACCGGCGACCGCGAGGTCGTGCTCGACCTGACCCGCGACGCTGCCGACTTCGTGCGCGGCCGCGGCGACGGTCTGCTGCACGTCTTCGTGCCGCACGCCACCGCCGGGCTGGCGGTCATCGAGACCGGCGCGGGCAGCGACGACGACCTGCTCGCCGCGCTCGGCGACCTGCTGCCGGCCGACGATCGGTGGCGTCACCGCCACGGCAGCCGCGGGCACGGTCGCTCCCACGTGATGCCGGGGCTCGTCCCGCCGTACGCCACCCTGCCGGTCCTCGACGGGGAGCTCGCCCTCGGCACCTGGCAGAGCCTGTGCCTGGTCGACCTCAACGTCGACAACGACGAGCGGACGGTGCGCTTCAGCTTCCTCGCCGGCTGAGCACGGGGCGGTCGAACACGCGTTCGACTACACTCGCCGGGGTGTCCACCCCCACCGCCCCGCCCGGCTGGCCGGCCGAGGTGCGCCCGCCCCACGCGCCCGACTGGGAGCGCACCGCGGTGGCGTGGCTGCGCGACGTGACGCCGCCGGAGTGGCGGGGGATCGCCCCGCTGCGCCGCCACCCGCTGCTGCTGGCGCGCGGCGCGGTGCTGCACGTCGAGGGCCAGCAGGGTGCCGTGCGCCGCGGCCTGGCCGAGGCGCGGAGCGAGCTGGCGGCGGTCGGCGGACAGGAGCTGGTCGCCGCCGCCCTGGAGGCGTGGTCGCTGGAGGAGGCGCGGCTGCAGGGCCTGCGCCGGGCCGTCGGCCTGGTCGAGGAGGCGCTGCGCGGCCGTCGGTGGGTCGCCCGGCTCTGAGCGCTGCCGAGGGATGCTCAGCGCGTCAGGAGAACCAGGTGGTCCCGCAGGTCGTGCAGACGAACTCGTTGGTCGCGAGCCCGTCGTCGTAGGACACGGCGACGAGCCGCATCTCGTGCT
Proteins encoded:
- a CDS encoding YjbQ family protein — protein: MDSETRTYRTGDREVVLDLTRDAADFVRGRGDGLLHVFVPHATAGLAVIETGAGSDDDLLAALGDLLPADDRWRHRHGSRGHGRSHVMPGLVPPYATLPVLDGELALGTWQSLCLVDLNVDNDERTVRFSFLAG
- a CDS encoding DUF3105 domain-containing protein encodes the protein MRRRPRLRPGSLRPGFLRLVLVVALAAMVVVVAVSAPVALRVAEDVRRGPVDLSAVVVYDDLPTTHVPDDVRYSVTPPPGGPHADRWLQCGVYDRPVRDANVVHALEHGTVWLTHAPDLDEQEVAELAAFLPDEGILSPYPGLDAPVVVTVWGRQLALTGADDPRLPLFLEAFGDGGTAPEPMASCEGGVVEYAVGAGTPV
- a CDS encoding aconitate hydratase, encoding MASKDSFGAKSTLDVDGKSYTYFRLDQVTGEGLDVASLPFSLKVLLENLLRTEDGEDITADDVRALAGWDADAEPDKEIQFTPARVIMQDFTGVPCVVDLATMREAMADLGGDPSRINPLAPAEMVIDHSVIADVFGSADAFQRNVEIEYERNRERYQFLRWGQGAFDDFKVVPPGTGIVHQVNIEHLARTVFTREVDGELLAYPDTCVGTDSHTTMVNGIGVVGWGVGGIEAEAAMLGQPVSMLIPRVVGFKLSGDLPEGSTATDLVLTITEMLRKHGVVGKFVEFYGPGVSALPLANRATIGNMSPEFGSTIAVFPIDEETVKYLELTGRPAEQLALVEAYAKAQGLWHDPDAEPRYSEKLELDLATVVPSLAGPKRPQDRVALSDAKQSFRGALADYVTDGAEGDSGPDDAADAQGYDESVEETFPASDPVSSNGHGEAAPPKDYLSAAPADGGRPSKPVRVTLEDGTEFELDHGAVTIASITSCTNTSNPSVMIGAALLAKKAVERGLQRKPWVKTTLAPGSQVVSDYYEKAGLTPYLDKLGFNLVGYGCVTCIGNSGPLIPEVSAAVQEADLAVVSVLSGNRNFEGRINPDVKMNYLASPPLVVAYALAGSMDVDLFHDPLGQDADGNDVYMRDIWPSPQEVEEVIAQAITSDMFDSSYADVFAGDERWRSLPTPEGDTFAWDPESTYVRKPPYFDGMPDEPEAVTDIEGARVLLKLGDSVTTDHISPAGAIKKDSPAGKYLAEHGVEQRDFNSYGSRRGNHEVMIRGTFANIRLRNQIAPGTEGGFTRDFTAGGEVTSVYDAAAHYQEQGIPLVVLAGKEYGSGSSRDWAAKGTSLLGVKAVIAESYERIHRSNLIGMGVIPLQFPAGESAESLGLTGEEEFSITGITELNEGRTPRTVKVKAGDTEFDAVVRIDTPGEANYYRNGGIMQYVLRNLRRG
- a CDS encoding thiamine-binding protein, encoding MLVAFSISPTTSDPTGSVTAAVAEAVRVVRESGLPCETNAMFTNVEGEWDEVMAVVKRAVDVVAAASPRVGLVLKADIRPGHTGQLTAKVERIEEALARGAEGEA